Within the Agromyces atrinae genome, the region CTCGCAGTCGCAGTTCGATCAGGATCCGGGCGGCAGTTTCCAGCTCGTCCAGGGGCTCTTCGGTCTCGCGAACGGCGGGCTCATCGGCACGGGTCTCGGCCGCGGCCGACCCGACATCACGCCCGTCGCGCAGAGCGACTACATCATCGCGAGCCTCGGCGAAGAGCTCGGCCTCGCCGGCATCTTCGCGATCCTCGCGCTGTACATCCTCTTCGTCGCGCGCGGTTTCCGCATCGGCTTCGCGGGGCAGGATGACTTCGGCAAGCTCCTCGGTGTGGGCCTCGCGTTCGTCGTCGCCCTGCAGGTCTTCATCGTCGTGGGCGGCGTCACCCGCGTCATCCCCCTGACGGGCCTCACCACGCCGTTCCTCGCCGCGGGTGGTTCGTCGCTCGTCGCGAACTGGATCATCGTCGCGTTGCTGCTCCGCCTCTCCGACACCGTGCGCAATCATCCGAGGCTGGTGGTCGACTCGTGAACCGTGAACTGAAGCGCGTCTCGTTCGTCGTCCTGCTGATGTTCGTGACTCTGCTCGTCTCGTCGTCGATCATCCAGGTGTTCCAGGCGCAGGCACTCGGCGACGACTCACGCAACTCGCGCACGCTCTACGCGAGCTACTCCGTCGAGCGCGGGCCGATCCTCGTCGACGGCAGCCCCATCGCGTCCTCGCAGCCCTCGGGCGACAACTACCGCTTCCAGCGCGTCTACGCCAACGGGCCGCTGTACGCGCCGATCACGGGCTACATCCCCGTCAACGGCGAGGCGACCGGCCTCGAGCGCTCGCTCAACTCGTATCTCAGCGGCCGCTCGAACTCGCAGTTCTTCGAGTCGATCGATCGCATCATCTCGGGTCAGGACCCGCAGGGCGCGGCAGTCGACACGACGATCGACGGCGCGATCCAGCAGGCCGCATGGGACGCGCTCGGCGACTACACGGGAGCGGTCGTCGTGACCGAGCCGAAGACCGGGCGCATCATCGCCATGGTCACGAAGCCGACCTACGACCCGAACCAGCTCGTCGTCCACGACGGTGCTGCCGTCGACGAGACCTTCGAGGCCCTCGTCGCCGACCCCGCCGACCCCCTGTACAACCGCGCCACGGGCGGCAACATGAACCCCCCGGGCTCGGTCTTCAAGCTCGTCGTCACGGCGGCCGCCCTCGAGTCGGGCGACTACACTCCCGAATCGACGTTCCCGAACCCGGCCACCTTCCAGCTGCCGCAGACCACCTCGGTCGTGCGCAACTCGGGCGGCGGAACGTGCGGCGGCGGCGAGACCGTGACCCTCGCCCTCGCGCTCTCACTGTCGTGCAACATCCCCTTCGCCGAGCTCGGTCTCGCCCTCGGCGACGACGCGATCCGCGAGCAGGCCGAGAAGTTCGGCTTCAACCTCGAGTACGAGATCCCGAACCCCACCGAGGTGAGCGTCTACCCGCGCGGACTCGACGCTCCCCAGACCGCGCTCAGCGCATTCGGCCAGGGGAACGTGCGCTCGACGCCGCTCCAGATGGCGATGGTGTCGGCAGCGATCGCCAACGACGGGGTCGTCATGGCACCGAACCTCGTCGACGCGATCACCGCGCCGAACCTGAGCCCCCTGCAGACCTTCGAGCCGACTGAGTTCTCGCGTGCGATCAGCTCGGCGACGGCGACGACGATGACCCAGATGATGGTCAACGGAGTCCAGGACGGAGCCGCGAGTAATGCAAGAATAGACGGCGTCAGTGTGGCCGGAAAGACCGGCACTGCAGAGAACGGCGACGACGATCCCTACACTCTGTGGTTCACCGGATTCGCGCCCGCAGACGACCCGCAGGTGGCGATAACCGTTCTGATCGAAGACGGCGGGGGGCTGGGTCAGACGGGGTACGGCAATCTCCTTGCCGCACCGGTGGCGAAACAGGTACTAGAGGCGGTGCTGAACAGATGAGACCGAGCGCAGGGATCACCTTCGGGGGTCGCTACGAGTTGCAGTCGCGGATCGCGATCGGCGGCATGGGCGAGGTGTGGCAGGCGACTGACCTCATCATCGGCCGGCAGGTCGCGATCAAGATCTTGAAAGACGAGTACCTGGGCGACCCGGGCTTCCTCGAGCGTTTCCGCGCCGAGGCACGTCACGCCGCTCTCGTGAACCACGAGGGCATCGCCAACGTCTTCGACTACGGCGAGGAGGACGGCAGCGCGTTCCTCGTCATGGAGCTCGTCCCCGGTGAGGCGCTCTCGACGATCCTCGAGCGCGAGCACGTGTTGTCGACCGACAAGGTGCTCGACATCGTCGCCCAGACGGCTCAGGCGCTCCACGCCGCTCACGCCGCCGGTCTCGTCCACCGCGACATCAAGCCCGGAAACCTGCTCATCACGCCCGACGGGCGCGTCAAGATCACCGACTTCGGTATCGCGCGCATCGCCGACCAGGTTCCCCTCACGGCCACCGGCCAGGTCATGGGCACGGTGCAGTACCTCTCGCCCGAGCAGGCGTCGGGTCACGCGGCATCTCCCACGACCGACGTGTACTCGCTCGGCATCGTCGCGTACGAGGCCCTCGCCGGCCGCCGCCCCTTCACGGGCGAGTCGCAGGTCGCGATCGCGATGGCCCAGATCAACGAGGCTCCGCCCGAGCTTCCCGTCACGGTCTCCGAGCCCGTGCGCAACCTCGTCTTCGCGTGCATCGCGAAGAACCCGGCCGACCGCCCGGCATCGGGCGCTGCCCTCGCGCGCGCCGCCACGGCTCTCCGCCGCGGCGACGTGCAGGCTGCTGCGGCATCCGTTCCCGCCGTGCTCGGCGCCGCAGCGGGCACCGCGGGCGCCACGATGCTGCTCCCCAAGGCCGGGGGCGGCGCGACCGCCGCCACGGCGATCCTCAACTCCCCGGCATCCGCTGCGGGCCTCGCCGACGGCGAGGAGGAGGAGCCGAAGAAGAAGCGCAGCCCGTGGACGTGGCCGCTCATCGTGCTCATCGCGATCCTCGTGATCGTGCTCGGCGGGTCGATCTTCGCCCTCACGCAGAACGGCGGCGACACGCCCCCTCCGGCGACGACCTCGACGCCTCCCGCGACGACGTCCGCTCCGCCGACGACGAGCGCGCCCCCCGCCACCGAGACGGTGCAGATCGCCGCGAGCGACTTCACCGGACTCAGCGTCGACGAGGCCCGCCAGAAGCTCGACGAGCTCGGCATGGTCGCGAACGCCGTCGCGGGCAACGCGGCGACCGAGCCCGGCCAGGTGAACACGGTCTACGACGTCAACCCGACCGGACCGGTCGCGAAGGGTTCGACGATCACGATCACGTTCTACGCCGACATCGTCGCTCCTGGTAAGCCCTCGGGCACCGTGAGCGCCGTCGACCCCTCGACGGTCGTCGCGGGCGAGAACACGCAGGTCGGTTGGCCCGCGCAGTCGTGCCCCGCCGGTCAGTCGCTCGCGGGCTACGAGCTCCGTGTCGACAGCGGCGGCGCCTCGATCCCGAACCAGTCGGTGATCCCCGGCGGCACCACGCAGGCGACGGTCACGGTCGGCAGCAGCGACTTCTCGATGAGCTTCCGCTACTTCTGCGGTCAGATCGACTCCGAGTGGTCCGACACCGGCCTCATCACGCTCTCCGAGCAGCCGGCGCCGACCGAAGACCCCGGCGCCGACGAGTAGGAGTGCAGGAGTGACAGACGAGGGACGCGTGCTCGCCGGTCGATACCGGGTGGGCGAGCGCGTCGGGCGAGGCGGGATGTCCGACGTGCATGTCGGCACCGACTCGCGCCTCGGCCGTACCGTCGCGATCAAGCTGCTGAAGCCGCAGCTCGCGACCGACCCTGCATTCCGCACGCGTTTCCGTCAGGAGGCCCAGTCGGCCGCCCGCATGGCCCACCCGACGATCGTCCGCGTGTTCGACGCGGGCGAGGAGACGGTCACCGACGACGAGGGCAACGAGCAGCAGCTCCCCTTCATCGTCATGGAGTACGTCGAGGGTCGACTGCTGCGCGACATCATCCGCGAGGGACCGCTCGAGTCGAGCGAAGCCGTCCGCATCATCGACGGCGTCCTCACGGCCCTCGAGTACTCGCACCGCGCCGGTGTCGTGCACCGCGACATCAAGCCCGGCAACATCATGGTCACGAAGACCGGCCAGGTGAAGGTCATGGACTTCGGCATCGCCCGGGCCATCTCCGACTCGACCTCGACCGTCGCTCAGACCACGGCGATCCTCGGCACGGCGGCGTACTTCTCGCCCGAGCAGGCCAAGGGCGAGGTCGTCGACGCACGCACCGACCTCTACTCGACGGGCGTCGTGCTCTTCGAGATGCTCACGGGTCGCCCGCCGTTCCGCGGCGACACCCCCGTCGCCGTCGCGTACCAGCACGTCAGCGAGCCGCCGGCCAAGCCGAGCACGATCAACCCGCGCGTCTCGCCGGCGCTCGACACGGTCGTGCTGCACGCGCTCGAGAAGAACCGCGACGCCCGCTTCCAGACGGCGGCCGAGTTCCGCACCGACGTCGACATCGCCGCGTCGGGTCGGGTGCCCGTCCACCGCGTTCCGGATGCCGCAAGTCAGCTCTTCGGAGCACCGACGACGTCTCTCACGACCTCCGAGCTCGCGCTCCGCCAGCTGACCGAAGACGAGACGATGACGCGCACGCAGCGCCGTCCTCCCGCCATCTGGATCTGGTCGGGCGTCATCGCCGTCATCGTCATCGTCATCTCGGTCATGTACTGGGCGCTGACGCTGCAGCCGAACAACGACCTCCCGTCGACGTCGCGCGAGGTGCCGACCCTCACGGGAGACACCTACGAGGTCGCCGTCACGAAGCTCCAGGAGCTCGGGCTGCCCGCGACGATGCTGACCGAGGCGAGCGATTCGGTCGACGCCGAACTGGTGACGCGCACGAACCCGCCGGCCGGCACCATCGTGGCGCCCGGCGACGTCATCACCGTGTACGTCTCGACCGGTCAGGAGACGGTCGGGCTCCCCGACCTCGCGAACAGGCCCATCGCCGAGGCCCAGCAGGCCGTCACCGATCTCGGTCTCGTCGGCGGCTCGATCACGCGTCAGAACTCGCCCACGGTGGCGGCCGACGTCGTGCTGTCGACGACGCCCGCGAGCGGCACGACGGTCAACCTCGGGTCGACGGTCGACTTCGTCGTGTCGAACGGACTCGTCCTCATGGTCGACGTTCTTGGGATGCCGCTAGCCGAAGCGACTGAGATTGTCACGGCCGACGAACGTCAGCTCAACCCGATTCCCCGACCGGATGACTCGTGCGAGGCCGAAGACGGCCAGCCGGTCACTCAGCAGTCGTTGGCGCCGGGCGACGTTCCGCAGAAGTCCGACGTCGAGCTCACGTACTGCACGGGCTGAGCCCGGTCGGGCTGACCCTGCTCAGGCGAGACGGACGAGCGGGCTGAGCCCTTCGGCGCGTTCGCGCGCACCGGCGAGACCGGCGTCTTCGAGCCAGTTGCCGAGCATGCGGTAGCCGCCCTCGGTGAGCACCGACTCGGGGTGGAACTGTACGCCGTAGATCGGTCGGCTCTCGTGACGCACACCCATGATGACGCCGCCGGCGGTGCGGCTCGTCACGATGAGGGCGTCGGGCTGAGTGCCGTCGACGACGGCGAGCGAGTGGTACCTCGTCGCCGTGAAGGGCTGCGGCACGCCGTCGTAGAAGTCGCTCTCGTCGTGCGTGACGAGCGACGTCTTGCCGTGCATGAGCTCTTCGGCGTTCGTGACGACGGCGCCGAGCGCTTCGGCGATGGCCTGGTGGCCGAGGCACACCCCGAGGAGCGGCTGGCCCGACTCGAGAGCGGCCTCGACGGTCGCGATCGAGACGCCGGCGTCGGACGGCTTGCCCGGCCCGGGAGAGATGAGGACGGCGTCGTACTCGGCGAGGCGCGCACGGAGGTCGCCCGGCTCGATGTCGTCGTTCCGCACGACCTCGGTCTCGGCCCCGAGTTCCTGCAGGTAGCCGTTGAGCGTGTAGACGAAGCTGTCGTAGTTGTCGATCACGAGAACGCGGGTCATTCGGTCACCGTCACTTCAATGGGGTTGACGATCTGGTCGACCCAGGGAAAGGCAAACGTGAAGAGCGCCCACACCGCGAGGGCGAGGATGCCGAGGAAGAGGATGATGCGGAGCCAGATGGGCCCCGGGAGGATCCGGAAGAGTCCCGCGTACATGGTCTACTGCCCCCAAGCGGCGACGTCGGCCGCGATCTCGTCGGGCACCCGGTTCTCGGATGCGGGTATCCAGGACTCGAGCACGCCGTACGCGATGATGCGCTCGGCGGTCGAGAGCAACGGGTTGCAGCTCGTGAGCGTGATGATGCGATCGACGGGCGGCATCTCCGGCTGGTGCGGAACGGCGGCGAGCACCTCGACGGTCTGCGGCGTGACGTACTCGAGGTCGCGGAACCGGTAGGTGTACCAGCCGTCGGGCGTCTGGATGAAGATGCCGTCGCCGAGCTGCAGCTGCTCGATCTCGTGCATGCCTCCGCCGTAGGCGCTACGGTGCGACGCGATCACGAAGTTGCCGACCTCGCCGGGGCGCTGCGTCTCGGGGTAGTGCCCGACTCCGAGCGTCTCGCTGTTCAAGACGTTGAGGCCAACGCCTTCGGCGATCGTGCGCTGCGATCCCTCGCCGAACCGCGGAACGTACATGATGCCGATCGGCTGCCCGTCGCTGTACGTCGCCGTGCCGACGACCGGGTCCCCGGGATCGACGGGTTCGGCGGTCTCCGACGGCGTCGTGGTCGGCGGGGCCTCCGTCATCCACTCGCGGCTGAGGTCGCTCGCCGCGCTCGACTGCTGGCCGGCCATGATGGCGTCGTTCCACCACAGCTGCCACGCGAGGAAGAGCAGGATGACGACGCCGGCGGTCAGGAGGAGCTCGCCGAGCACGCCGAAGAAGCTCACTCGCGCGCGCTTTCGACGCGGGCGCGCGCGAAGGGTCTCAGAGGCCTCGGACATAACCTGGATTCTAGTTCCCTCACCCGGGTGAAGAGGTCGACGGAACGGAGGCCGTCTTCAGGCTAGAATCGTGGGCATGGCACGCACGAAGACTCAGAAGCCCGCGCGCGCGGAACAGCCGAGCGGTGAAGACCTCCCGAACCCGGTGTGGTTCAAGCCCGTCATGTTCGGGTTCATGCTCGTCGGTCTCGCCTGGATCATCGTCTTCTACGTGAGCCAGGGCACGCTGCCGATCCCGAGCCTCGACTCGTGGAACATCCTCATCGGCTTCGGAATCGCCTTCATCGGCTTCCTCATGACCACTCGCTGGCGATAGCGACCACAGAACTCAGTGCCTTCGGGGGCGATCACGTCACGTGATCGTCCCCTTTCGTTTATCTCCGGTTAAGCGAATCACACCGGTGTAACTCTCCCCAGGTGTTAATAAACCTGTGGATAACTCCCGGCCCGGAGTCGACGGGTCAGAGAGCCCCGACCTTCCAGCGCGCGACGATGATGCCGACGGCGACGAGGAGCACGGCGATGCCGATGAGCAGACCGATCTGCAGGCCCTT harbors:
- a CDS encoding peptidoglycan D,D-transpeptidase FtsI family protein, whose product is MNRELKRVSFVVLLMFVTLLVSSSIIQVFQAQALGDDSRNSRTLYASYSVERGPILVDGSPIASSQPSGDNYRFQRVYANGPLYAPITGYIPVNGEATGLERSLNSYLSGRSNSQFFESIDRIISGQDPQGAAVDTTIDGAIQQAAWDALGDYTGAVVVTEPKTGRIIAMVTKPTYDPNQLVVHDGAAVDETFEALVADPADPLYNRATGGNMNPPGSVFKLVVTAAALESGDYTPESTFPNPATFQLPQTTSVVRNSGGGTCGGGETVTLALALSLSCNIPFAELGLALGDDAIREQAEKFGFNLEYEIPNPTEVSVYPRGLDAPQTALSAFGQGNVRSTPLQMAMVSAAIANDGVVMAPNLVDAITAPNLSPLQTFEPTEFSRAISSATATTMTQMMVNGVQDGAASNARIDGVSVAGKTGTAENGDDDPYTLWFTGFAPADDPQVAITVLIEDGGGLGQTGYGNLLAAPVAKQVLEAVLNR
- a CDS encoding protein kinase domain-containing protein, whose translation is MRPSAGITFGGRYELQSRIAIGGMGEVWQATDLIIGRQVAIKILKDEYLGDPGFLERFRAEARHAALVNHEGIANVFDYGEEDGSAFLVMELVPGEALSTILEREHVLSTDKVLDIVAQTAQALHAAHAAGLVHRDIKPGNLLITPDGRVKITDFGIARIADQVPLTATGQVMGTVQYLSPEQASGHAASPTTDVYSLGIVAYEALAGRRPFTGESQVAIAMAQINEAPPELPVTVSEPVRNLVFACIAKNPADRPASGAALARAATALRRGDVQAAAASVPAVLGAAAGTAGATMLLPKAGGGATAATAILNSPASAAGLADGEEEEPKKKRSPWTWPLIVLIAILVIVLGGSIFALTQNGGDTPPPATTSTPPATTSAPPTTSAPPATETVQIAASDFTGLSVDEARQKLDELGMVANAVAGNAATEPGQVNTVYDVNPTGPVAKGSTITITFYADIVAPGKPSGTVSAVDPSTVVAGENTQVGWPAQSCPAGQSLAGYELRVDSGGASIPNQSVIPGGTTQATVTVGSSDFSMSFRYFCGQIDSEWSDTGLITLSEQPAPTEDPGADE
- the pknB gene encoding Stk1 family PASTA domain-containing Ser/Thr kinase, with translation MTDEGRVLAGRYRVGERVGRGGMSDVHVGTDSRLGRTVAIKLLKPQLATDPAFRTRFRQEAQSAARMAHPTIVRVFDAGEETVTDDEGNEQQLPFIVMEYVEGRLLRDIIREGPLESSEAVRIIDGVLTALEYSHRAGVVHRDIKPGNIMVTKTGQVKVMDFGIARAISDSTSTVAQTTAILGTAAYFSPEQAKGEVVDARTDLYSTGVVLFEMLTGRPPFRGDTPVAVAYQHVSEPPAKPSTINPRVSPALDTVVLHALEKNRDARFQTAAEFRTDVDIAASGRVPVHRVPDAASQLFGAPTTSLTTSELALRQLTEDETMTRTQRRPPAIWIWSGVIAVIVIVISVMYWALTLQPNNDLPSTSREVPTLTGDTYEVAVTKLQELGLPATMLTEASDSVDAELVTRTNPPAGTIVAPGDVITVYVSTGQETVGLPDLANRPIAEAQQAVTDLGLVGGSITRQNSPTVAADVVLSTTPASGTTVNLGSTVDFVVSNGLVLMVDVLGMPLAEATEIVTADERQLNPIPRPDDSCEAEDGQPVTQQSLAPGDVPQKSDVELTYCTG
- a CDS encoding anthranilate synthase component II, with product MTRVLVIDNYDSFVYTLNGYLQELGAETEVVRNDDIEPGDLRARLAEYDAVLISPGPGKPSDAGVSIATVEAALESGQPLLGVCLGHQAIAEALGAVVTNAEELMHGKTSLVTHDESDFYDGVPQPFTATRYHSLAVVDGTQPDALIVTSRTAGGVIMGVRHESRPIYGVQFHPESVLTEGGYRMLGNWLEDAGLAGARERAEGLSPLVRLA
- a CDS encoding DUF4175 domain-containing protein yields the protein MYAGLFRILPGPIWLRIILFLGILALAVWALFTFAFPWVDQIVNPIEVTVTE
- a CDS encoding class E sortase — encoded protein: MSEASETLRARPRRKRARVSFFGVLGELLLTAGVVILLFLAWQLWWNDAIMAGQQSSAASDLSREWMTEAPPTTTPSETAEPVDPGDPVVGTATYSDGQPIGIMYVPRFGEGSQRTIAEGVGLNVLNSETLGVGHYPETQRPGEVGNFVIASHRSAYGGGMHEIEQLQLGDGIFIQTPDGWYTYRFRDLEYVTPQTVEVLAAVPHQPEMPPVDRIITLTSCNPLLSTAERIIAYGVLESWIPASENRVPDEIAADVAAWGQ
- a CDS encoding cell division protein CrgA, with protein sequence MARTKTQKPARAEQPSGEDLPNPVWFKPVMFGFMLVGLAWIIVFYVSQGTLPIPSLDSWNILIGFGIAFIGFLMTTRWR